The following is a genomic window from Methanophagales archaeon.
GCAGTTGCCCTGTAACTCGCTCCGGAGCTCCTGATGAACCCGTGTACATACCTCGCTCCTGAGCTAATGCATCTATCTCGTCGAAGAAGATCACACCATAATCGTTCTCTCCTTCTTCCAATTTATCATTCGCTGCCTTGAATACCATCCGGACATTCCGCTCGGACTCACCGAGCCACATGCTGAACAGTTCACCTGCACCTACTTTCACAAACTCGCAATTAGGCAATGCTGAAGCCAGCGCCTTCGCGCACATCGTCTTACCACAGCCCGGTGGACCATACATGAGTATCCGCCGTGAACGCTCTCCATATCTTGCATAATCATCAGGATTTAGCATCGGAAGAATGATGCTATTTATCAACTCCTGCTTCACCTCTTTCAAACCACCAATATCGTTAAAACTCACTCCGGGATTCTTCGTGATCTCATAACGCGTGAACTCCTTCGTCTTGTAACTCTTCAATATGTCAAATGTACCAGGGAGAAGCCCGACCTTCATCCCCTCCTTCAACTTCGCTTTATCCTCCTCTCGCAATCTCTTGTATATCCTACCACGCCCTTTACCCGTTGATATCTCCCCTATCCATCCCTCGTCATCTTTCCGCAGTTCCTCTACCTCTCCCACCTCCAGATCCACCACACGGTCATATACCCTGGTGATGCCAATGGTAAACCCACTCGGATTGTTCTTATCTGGAATACGACCTATGAAGACATATTTGCCCTCTCTCAGGTCCTCTATCTCTTCATCGGTTAGCGTTCCATAAGGTAAAGCCTTTAATGCACCATTTAAATTCACAATTGCACCCTCATCAAGCTTCTCCACCACGAATCCACAATCTAAAGGTGGTGACCGGGATTTAGAAACGAGCTTCTCCAGGTCCTCCTTATACGCTTCCGTCTCCTCATACTTCCGTCTCAAGCGCCTGTACTCGCTCTCTAACCGCTCATACTCGTATCTTGGAATATAGTCCTCCCTCTCCATTGTAACCCCATCATATCTTATATACTGCGTTTATAAAAAGAATTGCTTTATATACACATTTATGTAATTATATTTTTAATATATAGATATAAAGAGATAAATGTGATGAGAGAAGAGAAACGAAAGATTCAACTAACCGGTGGTTCCACTTTTACCATCTCTTTGCCCATAAAATGGGCAAGGGAGGCGGGGATAAAGCAGGGTGATGAGCTCTCTCTTATCCAGCGTGATGATAAATCCCTTCTGATTACACCGGTTAAGGCGAAGAAGGAGCTGATGAATTGTGCTGAGCTTACGCTCATAGAAGATGAGGAGCTTGAAGGTAATTTCAGATTCCTCATCGCTCATTACCTCGTTGGTTACGATATCGTGAAGCTTCTTTCTCCAAAAGGATTCAGTGCAGAGGAGAGGAAGTGGATAAAGGAGGAAGTCAGGAAGCGATTGATAGGTATGGAGGTGGTGGGGGAGTCGGCAAGGGAGATAATACTAAAAAGCTTCTTGAAATACGAGGATTTCACTCTTCAAGATGCGATTCGCAGTATGTCAAAGATAATACTCTCAATGCAGGGAGATGCGATTGCAACACTTCGCAAGAACGATTCTAACCTTGCTGATGATATCATAGAGCGTGATGACGAGATAGACAGGTTTTATCTACTGATTGTGAGGCAACTTAAAGCTGCAATGAGTGATCCTGAACTGGCGAAGAAGATAGGTGTTGACAGACAGCGAGAAAGCCTGGGATACCGAATAATAGTGAAGAGCATGGAGCGAATAGGGGACCATGTGGAGAATATAGCGAGAAATTCAACGATGATAAAAGTACCAGAGGATGCCATAAAGAAGATAGAAAAAATAGGTAACAATGTCAGAGGGCTCTTCATCAAAACGCTGGACGCATTATCCACGATGGATATAGAGAAGGCGAATGAAGCGATAAAAGATGCTAACAGCCTGACTGAGGAGTCTGAAGCAATAAGTGAGCAGCTCCTGCGTGAAGAGCAAGGTGCTGATAAGATACATGCCCTTTCTGTATTACAAAGTCTGGGTAGAATGGCGAAATATTGTGAGGATATAGCAGAAGTGACGATAAATATGGGAATAAGAGGTGCAGAAGAGTAACAAAAATAAAAATCAACTAAAGCAGATTGGCGAATTCCTCCGCCGCTTCCTGCAGCCCATTGTTATGGTTCTTAATTATCTTCACCGCTGCACCGGTAAGGCATGCATAAGTCATCGACACCGCGCGGTTCATGAATTGGTGTTCTTCTATACCGCTTTTATCCTCTACATCTCGCTCCCGCGTCTTGTCTTTACGCCTTCGCTCCAGTATCTCCTCCGGTTTCGC
Proteins encoded in this region:
- a CDS encoding 26S protease regulatory subunit, encoding MEREDYIPRYEYERLESEYRRLRRKYEETEAYKEDLEKLVSKSRSPPLDCGFVVEKLDEGAIVNLNGALKALPYGTLTDEEIEDLREGKYVFIGRIPDKNNPSGFTIGITRVYDRVVDLEVGEVEELRKDDEGWIGEISTGKGRGRIYKRLREEDKAKLKEGMKVGLLPGTFDILKSYKTKEFTRYEITKNPGVSFNDIGGLKEVKQELINSIILPMLNPDDYARYGERSRRILMYGPPGCGKTMCAKALASALPNCEFVKVGAGELFSMWLGESERNVRMVFKAANDKLEEGENDYGVIFFDEIDALAQERGMYTGSSGAPERVTGQLLDILDGFYSLHPHLTVIGATNRLHLIDSAFRARFDKIIEVPKADKEAAYSIAGIYVRKVPLDRHVIEEAGGEEEARKSLVQGLVEYMFEDKYVETEIGRIKRGNTVTGRFIAQVFNYAKDKALEERTLLMLKRGRIKDAGMRKMWDDEGMADILDANSKMEELQKQYKHVEDIGVSMRHLKEGFDKFVQRRAEEMIASGYEAMPEEDTGMHF
- a CDS encoding phosphate uptake regulator PhoU — translated: MREEKRKIQLTGGSTFTISLPIKWAREAGIKQGDELSLIQRDDKSLLITPVKAKKELMNCAELTLIEDEELEGNFRFLIAHYLVGYDIVKLLSPKGFSAEERKWIKEEVRKRLIGMEVVGESAREIILKSFLKYEDFTLQDAIRSMSKIILSMQGDAIATLRKNDSNLADDIIERDDEIDRFYLLIVRQLKAAMSDPELAKKIGVDRQRESLGYRIIVKSMERIGDHVENIARNSTMIKVPEDAIKKIEKIGNNVRGLFIKTLDALSTMDIEKANEAIKDANSLTEESEAISEQLLREEQGADKIHALSVLQSLGRMAKYCEDIAEVTINMGIRGAEE